A part of Gramella sp. MAR_2010_147 genomic DNA contains:
- the htpG gene encoding molecular chaperone HtpG, with translation MATGKINVSVENIFPLIKKFLYSDHEIFLRELISNATDATLKLKHLSGLGEANVDYGNPFIEVKINKENNTLHIIDQGIGMTKDEVEKYINEVAFSGAEEFLEKYKDSAKDSGIIGHFGLGFYSAFMVANKVEIITKSHKDEPAAHWICEGTTEFTLEDGDKKEHGTEIILHINEEDKEFLEENRIQELLVKYNKFMPIPIKFGTKEETLPLPEDAKEDAKPETQTVDNIINNPEPAWTRQPTDLEEKDYNEFYRELYPMQFEEPLFHIHLNVDYPFNLTGILYFPRMTQDMNIQKDKIQLYQNQVYVTDNVEGIVPEFLTMLRGVIDSPDIPLNVSRSYLQADGAVKKISSYITRKVADKLKSLFNNNREDFEKKWNDIKIVIEYGMLSEDKFFEKAEKFALYPTTEGDFYTFPELEEAIKENQTDKDGNMVVLYASNENEQHSYIEAAKEKGYKVLLLDSPIVSHLLQKLETSKEKISFVRVDSDHVDNLIKKDEEKISKLSDEEKETLKSDFEKVIPSEKYTIQMEAMDSNAAPLIITQPEFMRRMKEMQQTGGGGMFGMGNMPEMYNLVVNTNHELINTILNTKTEKKQQRLIKQSLDLARLSQNLLKGEELTSFIKRSFDMVK, from the coding sequence ATGGCAACCGGAAAAATAAATGTATCTGTTGAAAACATTTTTCCGCTCATCAAAAAGTTTCTGTACAGCGACCATGAAATCTTTTTGAGAGAGCTAATATCAAATGCAACCGATGCTACTCTAAAACTGAAACACTTAAGCGGATTAGGAGAAGCGAACGTAGATTACGGCAATCCTTTTATTGAGGTTAAGATCAATAAAGAAAATAACACGCTTCATATTATCGATCAGGGAATCGGTATGACAAAAGATGAAGTTGAAAAGTATATTAATGAAGTAGCTTTCTCTGGAGCTGAAGAATTTCTTGAAAAATATAAAGATTCCGCAAAAGACAGTGGAATTATTGGTCACTTTGGACTTGGTTTTTACTCTGCTTTTATGGTAGCTAATAAAGTAGAGATTATCACTAAGTCTCACAAAGATGAACCTGCAGCTCACTGGATATGTGAGGGAACTACAGAATTTACTCTGGAAGATGGCGACAAGAAAGAGCATGGTACCGAGATTATTCTCCATATAAACGAGGAGGACAAAGAATTTCTTGAAGAGAATAGAATTCAGGAGTTATTGGTGAAGTATAACAAGTTTATGCCTATTCCAATTAAATTTGGAACTAAGGAAGAAACTTTACCGCTTCCTGAAGATGCCAAGGAAGACGCTAAACCTGAAACTCAAACCGTTGATAATATTATTAACAACCCGGAGCCAGCCTGGACCAGGCAACCTACAGATCTCGAGGAAAAAGACTATAATGAGTTCTACAGGGAATTGTATCCAATGCAATTTGAAGAACCATTATTCCACATTCATTTAAATGTTGATTATCCTTTCAATCTTACCGGAATTCTTTATTTCCCAAGAATGACTCAGGATATGAACATTCAGAAAGATAAAATTCAGCTTTATCAAAATCAGGTTTATGTAACTGATAATGTTGAAGGAATTGTACCTGAATTTTTAACCATGTTACGCGGAGTTATAGATTCTCCTGATATTCCTCTAAATGTATCGCGATCTTATCTTCAGGCAGATGGAGCGGTTAAGAAGATTTCCAGCTATATCACCAGAAAGGTGGCAGATAAGCTAAAAAGCCTCTTCAATAACAACCGTGAGGATTTTGAGAAGAAATGGAATGATATTAAGATCGTTATTGAGTACGGAATGCTTTCTGAAGATAAGTTCTTTGAAAAAGCAGAGAAGTTTGCGCTATACCCTACTACTGAAGGTGATTTCTACACTTTCCCTGAGCTAGAAGAAGCGATCAAAGAAAACCAGACCGATAAAGATGGTAATATGGTAGTGCTGTATGCTTCTAATGAGAACGAGCAGCATAGTTATATTGAAGCGGCCAAGGAGAAAGGTTATAAAGTTTTACTACTGGATTCACCTATTGTTTCTCACTTACTGCAGAAACTGGAAACCTCTAAAGAGAAGATTTCTTTTGTGCGAGTAGACTCAGATCATGTAGACAATCTTATCAAAAAAGACGAAGAGAAAATATCTAAACTTTCTGACGAGGAAAAGGAAACTTTAAAATCTGATTTTGAGAAAGTGATCCCTTCAGAAAAATATACCATTCAGATGGAAGCAATGGACAGTAATGCTGCTCCATTGATTATCACGCAGCCGGAATTTATGCGTAGAATGAAAGAAATGCAACAAACCGGTGGCGGTGGAATGTTTGGAATGGGCAATATGCCAGAAATGTATAATCTGGTAGTGAATACCAATCACGAGCTCATAAATACTATTCTAAACACTAAAACTGAAAAGAAACAGCAACGTCTTATCAAGCAATCGCTGGATCTTGCCAGGCTATCTCAAAATCTCCTGAAAGGTGAAGAACTTACGAGTTTTATCAAGAGAAGTTTTGATATGGTAAAATAA
- a CDS encoding DUF6503 family protein — MKKVSLLLMILTIIGCKQNNSEEKIPVEPNNGIGDGAVPPKALSFFENIEEAHNKTSFMMNEAVAFDINLNFGGSTRLEGTVSMTTNSSKVRLDKADGTSIVYDGEQVYISPKTSKKEGARFDIFTWQYFFAMPFKLTDPGTVWEEQEPKILDSLQYETAKLSFKSNVGDSPDDWYVVYKEPETNMLKAAAYIVTFSSEQEKAEEDPHAIVYANYQNFDKVAIPTQWSFHNWNKEDGFGEKLGEATISNVKFFSPEQDFFQAPNNSEVLSK; from the coding sequence ATGAAAAAGGTCTCGCTTTTACTGATGATTCTAACGATTATTGGTTGTAAACAAAATAATTCTGAAGAAAAAATTCCTGTAGAGCCCAATAATGGTATTGGAGATGGGGCTGTTCCTCCAAAAGCACTCTCCTTCTTTGAAAATATTGAAGAAGCACATAATAAGACCTCATTTATGATGAATGAAGCGGTTGCGTTTGACATCAATTTAAACTTCGGTGGAAGCACGAGACTGGAAGGCACCGTGAGCATGACTACAAATTCTTCAAAAGTAAGATTGGATAAAGCCGATGGAACCTCTATTGTATACGACGGAGAACAGGTTTATATTTCGCCAAAAACCTCGAAGAAAGAAGGTGCCAGGTTTGATATTTTTACCTGGCAATATTTCTTTGCCATGCCTTTTAAACTGACAGATCCTGGAACCGTATGGGAAGAACAGGAACCTAAAATATTGGATAGTCTCCAGTATGAGACCGCTAAACTAAGTTTTAAATCTAACGTGGGAGACTCGCCAGATGACTGGTACGTGGTCTATAAAGAACCTGAAACAAATATGCTGAAAGCAGCTGCCTATATCGTCACTTTTAGCAGCGAGCAGGAAAAAGCAGAGGAAGATCCTCACGCTATAGTATATGCGAATTATCAAAATTTTGATAAGGTAGCAATCCCAACACAATGGAGCTTTCACAACTGGAATAAGGAAGATGGTTTTGGTGAAAAACTTGGAGAAGCGACAATCTCTAATGTAAAGTTCTTTTCTCCTGAACAGGATTTTTTCCAGGCCCCGAACAATTCTGAAGTATTGAGTAAATAG
- a CDS encoding TetR family transcriptional regulator C-terminal domain-containing protein — MAKKTDNTKAKKKPNEEKLIAIYMDYVLEHEKTPKSVYKFAKDNDMTEQDFYGFFGSFDGLRKVIWNKFFENSITVMEKSKEYANFSNREKLLTFFYTFFEVLTANRSYVLYALNENDMPFKNLEQLKTLRKSMKSYAKTLISDGNKEKSLKLFQQNETIFSEGVWVQFLFLLKFWKDDNSAAFESTDVAIEKSVHTVFDLFDTTPLESVVDFGKFLWKERMA; from the coding sequence ATGGCAAAGAAGACAGATAACACGAAAGCGAAGAAGAAGCCAAATGAAGAAAAGCTGATAGCTATTTATATGGATTACGTTCTGGAGCATGAAAAGACACCTAAAAGTGTGTACAAGTTTGCGAAAGATAATGATATGACAGAGCAGGATTTCTATGGATTTTTTGGAAGTTTTGACGGGTTGAGAAAGGTTATTTGGAATAAATTTTTTGAGAACAGCATCACTGTGATGGAAAAATCTAAAGAATATGCGAACTTCTCTAATCGTGAAAAACTACTCACATTTTTTTATACATTTTTTGAAGTACTCACCGCAAATAGAAGTTATGTTCTTTATGCATTGAATGAGAACGACATGCCTTTTAAAAATCTGGAACAGTTGAAGACGCTTAGAAAGAGCATGAAAAGTTATGCGAAAACACTAATTAGCGATGGGAATAAAGAAAAGTCACTGAAATTGTTTCAGCAGAATGAAACGATATTTTCTGAAGGCGTTTGGGTGCAATTCTTATTCTTGCTTAAATTCTGGAAAGATGACAACTCTGCAGCATTTGAGAGCACAGATGTAGCCATTGAAAAATCTGTTCATACGGTATTTGACCTTTTCGATACAACACCATTGGAGAGCGTGGTAGATTTTGGAAAATTTCTCTGGAAAGAGAGAATGGCTTAG